Proteins encoded in a region of the Pieris brassicae chromosome 3, ilPieBrab1.1, whole genome shotgun sequence genome:
- the LOC123707427 gene encoding uncharacterized protein LOC123707427 isoform X4: protein MPLTPAEKQRRYRARRKNNPERDAEFKRKDRERYHINKRLVRDLTTLEHRAIKAKWRSANARRKGKMEQPAPGSTVSVVSSTPFPASTAAMEDPRMSKARVEKLKRRIIRAVAGKLSQNPDEKEMNNMWEMMKTTCKCDCKLLWKHMRAVTVKKLKRLISADDRVDEITAIARLTITDWLLYDLVLVHENIDVIGQDIWEKTGEEPEPLIELFFLVDEYQIEELEGNELIEAWLNLTREFNESGRKCSPMLLQRRWYQLKEATRKAFYLFWGNFRGNAVHFEKAVKYKPTSLQLDIAKKYKNLILTSFPDWNELIKKKKVVLANEFDNYITLLRQNKNKDSEPDLEIIEEKIDTIELEDESDTEKSNDVATSTQVSANRTIKDCQSNTSGRNYCYISLCLNVCAAYTKLH, encoded by the exons ATGCCTCTCACGCCTGCTGAGAAGCAGCGACGATATCGAGCACGGCGTAAAAATAATCCCGAAAGGGACGCCGAATTTAAACGAAAAGATCGAGAGAGATACCATATAAACAAACGCTTAGTACGAGATTTGACAACTCTTGAACATCGAGCAATAAAGGCGAAATGGCGATCTGCAAATGCTAGACGGAAAGGTAAG atggAGCAACCAGCGCCAGGATCAACGGTATCGGTCGTCTCATCGACACCTTTTCCCGCATCTACGGCTGCCATGGAAGACCCAAGGATGAGCAAGGCGAGGGTTGAGAAACTGAAGCGACGGATTATCCGGGCGGTTGCGGGTAAACTTAGCCAAAATCCGGACGAAAAAGAAATGAATAACATGTGGGAAATGATGAAAACGACTTGCAAGTGTGATTGTAAATTGCTGTG gaAACATATGCGAGCGGTTACAGTGAAAAAGCTGAAACGGCTGATTTCAGCTGACGACAGAGTTGATGAAATAACGGCTATAGCAAGGCTTACGATAACAGATTGGCTGCTGTATGACCTCGTGCTGGTACACGAGAACATTGATGTTATTGGGCAG GATATATGGGAAAAAACTGGCGAAGAACCGGAACCACTGATAGAATTATTCTTCCTCGTGGATGAATATCAAATTGAAGAGCTCGAAGGGAACGAGTTGATTGAAGCCTGGCTTAATCTGACACGGGAATTTAATGAAAG TGGCCGCAAATGTTCGCCAATGCTGCTCCAACGCCGCTGGTATCAATTGAAAGAAGCGACGAGGAAAGCCTTTTACCTGTTCTGGGGTAATTTTCGTGGAAATGCAGTCCATTTTGAAAAGGCTGTCAAATACAAACCGACTTCCCTTCAACTGGATATTGCGAAGAA GTATAAAAACCTGATACTGACGAGTTTTCCAGATTGGAACGAATTGATAAAGAAGAAAAAGGTCGTGTTGGCGAATGAGTTT GATAATTACATCACTTTGTTGAggcagaataaaaataaag ATTCAGAACCAGATCTAGAAATTATAGAGGAAAAAATCGACACAATCGAACTTGAAGATGAGTCTGATACTGAGAAATCCAACGACGTCGCTACTTCAACGCAAGTTTCTGCTAATAGAACGATAAAAG attgCCAATCCAATACATCAGGGAGAAACTATTGTTACATTTCCTTATGTCTGAATGTATGTGCAGCATACACCAAACTACATTAA
- the LOC123707427 gene encoding uncharacterized protein LOC123707427 isoform X5, which yields MPLTPAEKQRRYRARRKNNPERDAEFKRKDRERYHINKRLVRDLTTLEHRAIKAKWRSANARRKGKMEQPAPGSTVSVVSSTPFPASTAAMEDPRMSKARVEKLKRRIIRAVAGKLSQNPDEKEMNNMWEMMKTTCKCDCKLLWKHMRAVTVKKLKRLISADDRVDEITAIARLTITDWLLYDLVLVHENIDVIGQDIWEKTGEEPEPLIELFFLVDEYQIEELEGNELIEAWLNLTREFNESGRKCSPMLLQRRWYQLKEATRKAFYLFWGNFRGNAVHFEKAVKYKPTSLQLDIAKKYKNLILTSFPDWNELIKKKKVVLANEFIQNQI from the exons ATGCCTCTCACGCCTGCTGAGAAGCAGCGACGATATCGAGCACGGCGTAAAAATAATCCCGAAAGGGACGCCGAATTTAAACGAAAAGATCGAGAGAGATACCATATAAACAAACGCTTAGTACGAGATTTGACAACTCTTGAACATCGAGCAATAAAGGCGAAATGGCGATCTGCAAATGCTAGACGGAAAGGTAAG atggAGCAACCAGCGCCAGGATCAACGGTATCGGTCGTCTCATCGACACCTTTTCCCGCATCTACGGCTGCCATGGAAGACCCAAGGATGAGCAAGGCGAGGGTTGAGAAACTGAAGCGACGGATTATCCGGGCGGTTGCGGGTAAACTTAGCCAAAATCCGGACGAAAAAGAAATGAATAACATGTGGGAAATGATGAAAACGACTTGCAAGTGTGATTGTAAATTGCTGTG gaAACATATGCGAGCGGTTACAGTGAAAAAGCTGAAACGGCTGATTTCAGCTGACGACAGAGTTGATGAAATAACGGCTATAGCAAGGCTTACGATAACAGATTGGCTGCTGTATGACCTCGTGCTGGTACACGAGAACATTGATGTTATTGGGCAG GATATATGGGAAAAAACTGGCGAAGAACCGGAACCACTGATAGAATTATTCTTCCTCGTGGATGAATATCAAATTGAAGAGCTCGAAGGGAACGAGTTGATTGAAGCCTGGCTTAATCTGACACGGGAATTTAATGAAAG TGGCCGCAAATGTTCGCCAATGCTGCTCCAACGCCGCTGGTATCAATTGAAAGAAGCGACGAGGAAAGCCTTTTACCTGTTCTGGGGTAATTTTCGTGGAAATGCAGTCCATTTTGAAAAGGCTGTCAAATACAAACCGACTTCCCTTCAACTGGATATTGCGAAGAA GTATAAAAACCTGATACTGACGAGTTTTCCAGATTGGAACGAATTGATAAAGAAGAAAAAGGTCGTGTTGGCGAATGAGTTT ATTCAGAACCAGATCTAG
- the LOC123707427 gene encoding uncharacterized protein LOC123707427 isoform X3 produces the protein MEQPAPGSTVSVVSSTPFPASTAAMEDPRMSKARVEKLKRRIIRAVAGKLSQNPDEKEMNNMWEMMKTTCKCDCKLLWKHMRAVTVKKLKRLISADDRVDEITAIARLTITDWLLYDLVLVHENIDVIGQDIWEKTGEEPEPLIELFFLVDEYQIEELEGNELIEAWLNLTREFNESGRKCSPMLLQRRWYQLKEATRKAFYLFWGNFRGNAVHFEKAVKYKPTSLQLDIAKKYKNLILTSFPDWNELIKKKKVVLANEFDNYITLLRQNKNKDSEPDLEIIEEKIDTIELEDESDTEKSNDVATSTQVSANRTIKGESENIYLTDVNDKDINFLKEMNIPCETPFANYDDTPLVIDCGEVFSNTESRDANDSYQNQAMNVGSDSHQYLDDNDILIETNDINLKMSAMVENNKANDNNDALHRTDSNDDVNVGNEDSNAVYGESTIICDDSSDGDITEITDIFNPSQIKIETPFFSENDVAQTRTVKNVIKGSVENDKFEEDHDNIETACEESILELNDRKEIFHILPKIQSVTSINSDFSSTEDTCKNLLAQKAIKLDPSPSESSNKHSSNDIVIKELIKSIEDSTVKDIELLGNFDEIPKDLLFVDDGIALDDDDEIVTTVNVEEKTNNEKHSSEDKMCKIDLKLLFFSTVYTKKLEHMDVFRFIEFDNIRDKRIINCAEIESKPNDLLACKFEDISKNEERIVNSHQEDNPSSAVHDSNVKEVNNIIKTEYPLNENTNNDEDTSPINNSEHHSNLNVISSDEDDEPLLLIKNRVDIQNNMFKKPHVQNYNPIQLCKNPDFNTRLKRLTAGFLSYEKNREYLKRCQPVTIDLHKTFESNLIDNIMYFKEGTVNTNKPSIETPGSDLKEVQQNTNNTQASIEVEKCKIFDENISLDTKYHNVDKASSVITSNSTPCERNKVINLPDITEIRRVNKNLVTAEVAPLQIVINTPSEGKTINESLSNLKNGDIFTATSTVTGTNSDKQICDNMDPIIVKETIAINNVARICDDVNKTIVDNRNGKNANKQKAQQKKPYNYTRYYLPWNRPGNFVKEEECLLASDTVEKMLALFSGQEITSNNKNKSTKRRNRKRRVEAIKKNEEKCKKDQKVLECTKINNTNYKSSNDNNLHTDLTEDALAVLSISQKKKKKEFCCWAQKKIMYPNLKRKHSCKRPLCSCCCKDKLLEKFKKVLAQSKPTNQPNQTAALILSDEEVPNQTAAYLLSDEDLPNQPNQKRKFVVNIPTSPKSPPKQTINSVPSIVIDGNTNKINVPKFIVRHQTPKLIERVAKPSKISNTPTSTPNTNIHSVETNDINPPIHENSVRIKTNLTNTENNLTLRKSDINEQQVCQDVMKPRSKINFCKVNSQKMQTSKPAPTNSVKVKKGGKSSASPIFLGLNKILLSTVRGPMAKPIAIDPPKIILPEGVCFVLLPNNELAISIASGVELATEQLRHLELVIQALQKVLGIPKTRENPVSDSAKEKMDNKDATNSVNTENPSIDTNRKTILSDLMEMSGISPEDAKLPEPSILPVEPNFPCEMGTSEMHPDLLQLFNNPIAVAALARRPDLSILTTYSDLRYASDNNGKFFKMDVFTGEIAPINVFIKKKNQLYKRKAKLEDNQEPIDLTSDKDSCNESEEDTLVTSSQNNTMIPASKNTQSNNEVFNQGVDGIKPLKLFRAMHSSILKQNGTLLNTNMKVYSGPVMVGNNVLKVVYLGRRKQNLNQGIKVDMNHVPGDLKDINQGEAPSINLDGSGSDSDDEPLAKKANRNRDKEINCTINSEATNNVERSEILMDADLDDASVVYEEIENEFESIVEAGEDCILGV, from the exons atggAGCAACCAGCGCCAGGATCAACGGTATCGGTCGTCTCATCGACACCTTTTCCCGCATCTACGGCTGCCATGGAAGACCCAAGGATGAGCAAGGCGAGGGTTGAGAAACTGAAGCGACGGATTATCCGGGCGGTTGCGGGTAAACTTAGCCAAAATCCGGACGAAAAAGAAATGAATAACATGTGGGAAATGATGAAAACGACTTGCAAGTGTGATTGTAAATTGCTGTG gaAACATATGCGAGCGGTTACAGTGAAAAAGCTGAAACGGCTGATTTCAGCTGACGACAGAGTTGATGAAATAACGGCTATAGCAAGGCTTACGATAACAGATTGGCTGCTGTATGACCTCGTGCTGGTACACGAGAACATTGATGTTATTGGGCAG GATATATGGGAAAAAACTGGCGAAGAACCGGAACCACTGATAGAATTATTCTTCCTCGTGGATGAATATCAAATTGAAGAGCTCGAAGGGAACGAGTTGATTGAAGCCTGGCTTAATCTGACACGGGAATTTAATGAAAG TGGCCGCAAATGTTCGCCAATGCTGCTCCAACGCCGCTGGTATCAATTGAAAGAAGCGACGAGGAAAGCCTTTTACCTGTTCTGGGGTAATTTTCGTGGAAATGCAGTCCATTTTGAAAAGGCTGTCAAATACAAACCGACTTCCCTTCAACTGGATATTGCGAAGAA GTATAAAAACCTGATACTGACGAGTTTTCCAGATTGGAACGAATTGATAAAGAAGAAAAAGGTCGTGTTGGCGAATGAGTTT GATAATTACATCACTTTGTTGAggcagaataaaaataaag ATTCAGAACCAGATCTAGAAATTATAGAGGAAAAAATCGACACAATCGAACTTGAAGATGAGTCTGATACTGAGAAATCCAACGACGTCGCTACTTCAACGCAAGTTTCTGCTAATAGAACGATAAAAGGTGaatctgaaaatatttatttaaccgaTGTAAATGATAAGgatataaattttcttaaagaaaTGAATATTCCATGTGAAACACCGTTTGCTAACTACGATGACACTCCTTTAGTTATAGATTGTGGGGAAGTATTTTCAAATACAGAATCCCGAGATGCAAACGATAGCTACCAAAATCAAGCCATGAACGTGGGATCCGATTCACATCAATATTTAGAcgataatgatattttaattgaaactaATGATATTAACCTTAAAATGTCGGCGATGGTGGAGAACAATAAAGCGAACGATAATAATGATGCTCTCCATAGGACTGATAGTAATGATGATGTAAATGTTGGCAACGAAGATTCTAATGCTGTCTACGGAGAATCTACTATTATCTGTGATGATTCTTCCGACGGTGATATAACTGAAATTACGGATATATTCAATCCCTCTCAAATAAAGATAGAAACTCCGTTCTTTTCTGAAAATGATGTTGCTCAGACTAGAAccgtaaaaaatgtaataaaaggaAGTGTAGAAAACGACAAATTTGAAGAAGACCATGACAATATTGAGACCGCCTGCGAAGAGagtattttagaattaaatgATAGGAaggaaatatttcatattcttCCCAAGATTCAAAGTGTTACAAGTATCAACAGTGATTTTTCTTCAACTGAAGACACATGCAAAAATCTTTTGGcacaaaaagcaataaaattagATCCAAGCCCTTCTGAGTCGTCTAATAAACATTCCTCAAATGATATAGTGATTaaggaattaattaaaagtattgaaGATAGCACAGTGAAAGACATAGAACTTTTGGGAAATTTTGACGAGATTCCTAAGGATCTGCTATTTGTAGACGATGGCATCGCTTTAGACGACGATGACGAGATTGTCACGACAGTTAATGTTGAAG aaaAAACCAATAATGAAAAACACTCAAGTGAagataaaatgtgtaaaattgaCCTAAAACTACTTTTCTTTTCTACGGTTTATACGAAAAAGTTAGAGCATATGGatgtttttagatttatagAGTTTGATAATATACGAGATAAACGAATAATAAATTGTGCAGAGATTGAAAGCAAACCTAATGATTTGCTTGCTTGCAAATTTGAAGACATTTCAAAGAATGAAGAACGAATAGTAAATAGTCATCAAGAAGATAATCCTTCAAGCGCAGTTCATGATTCCAACGTTAAGGaagtaaataatatcataaaaacaGAGTATCCTTTAaacgaaaacacaaacaaTGATGAAGATACAAGTCCGATAAATAATTCAGAACATCATTCCAACCTGAATGTAATATCTAGCGATGAAGATGACGAGCccttacttttaattaaaaaccgagtagatattcaaaataatatgtttaaaaaaccgcatgtacaaaattataatccGATACAGCTGTGCAAAAACCCAGATTTTAATACACGATTGAAGCGATTGACAGCAGGTTTCCTCAGTTACGAAAAAAATCGTGAATACTTGAAACGGTGCCAACCTGTTACAATTGACCTGCATAAGACATTTGAATCGAACCTCATTGACaacattatgtattttaaagaaGGCACAGTTAATACCAATAAACCATCAATCGAGACTCCAGGAAGTGACCTTAAAGAAGTCCAGCAAAATACCAATAACACTCAGGCGTCTATCGAAGtcgaaaaatgtaaaatttttgaTGAAAATATAAGTCTCGATACTAAATATCACAATGTTGACAAGGCTTCGAGTGTTATTACGTCCAATTCCACGCCTTGCGaaagaaataaagttataaatttacctGACATTACTGAAATTCGtcgtgtaaataaaaatttagtcaCGGCAGAAGTAGCACCTCTGCAGATCGTAATAAATACACCAAGTGAAGGAAAAACTATAAATGAAAGTCTTTCTAATCTTAAAAACGGAGATATCTTTACTGCAACAAGTACTGTGACTGGTACAAATTCAGACAAACAGATTTGTGATAATATGGATCCAATTATAGTAAAAGAAACTATCGCAATTAATAATGTTGCTCGTATATGCGATGacgttaataaaactattgtcGATAATAGAAACGGCAAAAATGCTAATAAACAAAAAGCTCAACAAAAAAAACCTTACAATTATACTAGGTACTATTTACCTTGGAATCGCCCTGGAAATTTTGTAAAGGAAGAAGAATGTCTTTTAGCTTCTGACACCGTAGAAAAAATGTTAGCATTATTTAGTGGACAAGAAATAACatcgaataataaaaataaaagtacaaaGAGGCGTAATAGAAAACGTAGGGTTGaagcgattaaaaaaaatgaagaaaaatgtaaaaaagatCAGAAAGTACTTGAAtgcacaaaaataaataatacaaattataagagTAGTAACGACAATAATCTTCATACAGATTTAACTGAAGACGCATTAGCAGTACTTTCAATCTCccagaagaaaaaaaagaaagagtTTTGCTGTTGGgctcagaaaaaaataatgtacccGAATCTTAAACGAAAACATTCGTGTAAAAGACCTTTATGTTCATGTTGTTGTAAAGACAAacttttagaaaaatttaaaaaagtgctTGCGCAATCAAAACCAACCAACCAACCAAATCAAACGGCGGCCTTGATATTATCCGACGAAGAAGTACCAAACCAAACGGCGGCCTACTTATTATCTGATGAAGATTTACCAAACCAACCGAACCAGAAAAGAAAATTTGTTGTTAATATACCAACATCACCAAAAAGTCCGCCaaagcaaacaataaattcagTTCCTTCAATCGTAATCGAtggtaatacaaataaaataaacgtacCCAAATTTATAGTGAGACATCAAACACCTAAATTAATAGAAAGGGTTGCAAAACCATCAAAAATATCTAACACACCTACCAGTACACCAAATACTAATATACATTCTGTTGAAACTAATGATATAAATCCGCCAATCCATGAAAATAGTGTGaggataaaaacaaatttaaccaACACTGAAAACAACCTCACATTAAGAAAGTCGGACATAAATGAACAACAAGTATGTCAGGATGTCATGAAACCCagatctaaaataaatttctgtaaagtaaaCTCACAGAAGATGCAAACCTCTAAACCTGCACCAACGAATagtgtaaaagtaaaaaagggAGGCAAATCTTCGGCATCGCCTATATTCTTAGggctaaataaaattttactcaGTACTGTTAGAGGCCCGATGGCAAAGCCAATCGCAATAGACCctcctaaaataatattacctgaaggtgtttgttttgttttgttacctAATAATGAATTAGCGATATCAATAGCATCTGGTGTTGAACTAGCAACTGAACAATTACGACATCTCGAATTAGTGATACAAGCATTGCAAAAGGTTTTAGGAATACCTAAAACGCGTGAAAACCCTGTAAGTGATTCTGCAAAAGAGAAGATGGACAATAAAGATGCTACTAATAGCGTCAATACTGAAAACCCAAGCATAGATACAAAccgtaaaacaattttatctgATTTAATGGAAATGTCTGGCATATCACCAGAAGACGCTAAATTACCCGAACCTTCCATTTTACCCGTAGAACCAAACTTTCCTTGTGAAATGGGTACTTCCGAAATGCATCCTGATCTACTCCAATTATTTAACAACCCCATCGCTGTTGCAGCGTTAGCCAGACGACCAGATCTTAGTATCTTAACAACATACAGTGATTTACGATACGCTTCTGATAATAATGggaaatttttcaaaatggatGTTTTTACAGGTGAGATTGCTccaataaatgtgtttatcaaaaaaaagaaCCAACTTTATAAAAGGAAAGCAAAACTTGAAGATAACCAAGAACCAATTGATTTAACATCTGATAAAGATAGTTGCAATGAATCTGAAGAGGATACTTTAGTTACTAGTTCACAAAATAACACTATGATTCCTGCATCAAAAAATACTCAAAGTAACAATGAGGTATTTAACCAAGGTGTAGATGGCATTAaacctttaaaattatttagagcTATGCATTCATCTATTCTAAAACAGAATGGAACATTGTTGAACACGAATATGAAGGTTTACTCTGGCCCTGTGATGGTaggaaataatgtattaaaggTTGTTTATTTGGGTAGACGGAAGCAAAACTTAAATCAGGGAATCAAAGTAGACATGAACCATGTCCCAGGTGATCTAAAGGATATTAACCAAGGTGAAGCTCCTAGTATAAACTTGGATGGATCCGGTTCTGATTCTGATGACGAACCTCTAGCTAAAAAAGCAAATCGTAATCgtgataaagaaataaattgcaCTATTAACAGTGAAGCGACAAACAATGTTGAAAGATCTGAAATTCTCATGGATGCAGATTTAGATGACGCGTCAGTGGTGTATGAAGAAATTGAAAATGAATTTGAATCTATTGTAGAGGCTGGAGAAGATTGTATTTTAGGAGTATGA